A genome region from Actinobacillus arthritidis includes the following:
- a CDS encoding NADH-dependent flavin oxidoreductase, which yields MNSLFQTYTLNNGVEIKNRLVVAPMTHFGSNEDGTLGEQERTFISNRAVDMGMFITAATLVAKNGKTFVGQPEALDDSHLDSLRETAKVLQAQGTKAILQIHHGGVNAQANLTDGQALISASDHAESGAKATTADEVVELIQAYTNATELAIRAGFDGVEIHGANGYLIQQFFSGEFNRRTDEWGGSLEKRLRFPLAIVDSVIALKEKYAKPEFIVGYRFSPEEPGENGLTMADTFALIEALVEKPLQYLHVSLHEFDKKARRGADTNLTRMQLIHERINGKLPLIGVGGLLSGEQIRAAFQTGWAEFIGLGKAVMVNPNIATLLKENRDSEIATELDPTRADQYGMPDILWGLSQQGGAWLPPVKGQDWKPLDI from the coding sequence ATGAATTCACTTTTTCAAACTTATACATTAAACAATGGCGTAGAAATTAAAAACCGCTTAGTGGTTGCACCAATGACTCACTTCGGTTCAAACGAAGACGGTACATTAGGCGAGCAAGAACGTACTTTTATTAGCAACCGTGCAGTAGATATGGGGATGTTTATCACAGCGGCTACGTTAGTGGCGAAAAATGGTAAAACCTTTGTAGGACAACCTGAAGCCCTTGACGATAGCCACTTAGACAGCTTGCGTGAAACGGCAAAAGTGTTGCAAGCGCAAGGTACCAAAGCAATTTTACAAATTCATCACGGTGGCGTGAATGCACAAGCAAATTTAACAGACGGACAAGCACTGATTAGTGCCTCAGACCACGCTGAAAGCGGTGCAAAAGCGACAACTGCAGACGAAGTGGTTGAATTAATTCAAGCTTATACCAATGCGACTGAATTGGCGATCCGAGCAGGCTTTGACGGTGTGGAAATTCATGGTGCGAATGGCTATTTGATTCAACAATTCTTCTCTGGCGAATTTAACCGCCGTACAGATGAATGGGGTGGTAGCCTTGAAAAACGCTTACGTTTCCCATTGGCGATTGTGGACTCAGTTATTGCATTAAAAGAGAAATATGCAAAACCTGAATTTATCGTGGGTTACCGTTTCTCACCGGAAGAACCGGGTGAAAACGGCTTAACAATGGCGGATACTTTCGCTTTAATTGAGGCGTTAGTGGAAAAACCATTGCAATACTTGCACGTTTCATTGCACGAATTTGACAAAAAAGCACGTCGTGGTGCAGATACTAACTTAACTCGTATGCAACTTATTCACGAACGCATTAACGGCAAATTGCCATTAATCGGCGTGGGTGGCTTACTTTCAGGCGAACAAATCCGAGCGGCATTCCAAACAGGTTGGGCGGAATTTATCGGCTTAGGTAAAGCGGTAATGGTCAATCCAAACATTGCAACTTTATTGAAAGAAAATCGTGATAGCGAAATCGCAACCGAGCTTGATCCAACTCGTGCCGACCAATACGGCATGCCAGACATTCTTTGGGGCTTATCTCAACAAGGCGGTGCGTGGTTGCCACCTGTGAAAGGTCAAGATTGGAAACCATTAGATATTTAA
- a CDS encoding NAD(P)-dependent oxidoreductase, with the protein MANVPYLLVIGGAGSLYVAPDLQLVDTPNFPPEVFPAANVVRNLLTELKGRRDINWAFLSPAAMFAVNPLSFEKTGKYRLGKDDVLLNGDGSPADISVPDLAVAIADDVEQKAHLFSRFTVAN; encoded by the coding sequence GTGGCTAATGTGCCGTATTTATTGGTGATTGGCGGTGCAGGTAGCCTTTATGTCGCCCCTGATTTACAGTTGGTGGATACACCAAATTTCCCACCTGAAGTGTTCCCAGCGGCAAATGTGGTGCGTAATTTACTTACCGAATTAAAAGGTCGCCGTGATATTAACTGGGCATTTTTATCGCCTGCGGCAATGTTTGCGGTAAACCCGCTTTCGTTTGAAAAAACAGGCAAATATCGCCTAGGCAAAGATGATGTATTGCTCAACGGTGACGGCTCGCCAGCAGATATTTCAGTACCAGATTTAGCCGTGGCAATCGCTGATGACGTGGAACAAAAAGCCCACTTATTTAGCAGATTTACGGTAGCGAACTAA
- a CDS encoding ArsR/SmtB family transcription factor has translation MELVEIFKVLANEHRLQMLRWIKSPEQYFRGAEFTADAIAADGGVCVQAITIKSGLAQSVVSGYLNSLKKAGLVEISRSGKWTYYRYNAEKIERFLTALRVAI, from the coding sequence ATGGAATTAGTCGAAATTTTTAAAGTATTGGCGAATGAACATCGCTTGCAAATGTTACGTTGGATTAAATCGCCCGAGCAGTATTTTCGTGGGGCAGAATTTACTGCTGATGCAATTGCGGCTGATGGTGGCGTGTGTGTGCAAGCAATCACGATTAAATCAGGTTTAGCACAATCCGTAGTATCAGGTTATTTAAATAGTTTGAAAAAAGCAGGGCTAGTGGAAATAAGCCGTTCAGGCAAGTGGACGTATTACCGCTACAATGCTGAAAAAATCGAGCGATTTCTAACCGCTCTTCGTGTTGCGATTTAA
- a CDS encoding MerR family DNA-binding protein, translating to MNDFFTVKEVSKQTGLSLETIRHYEKVALICPPRAENGYRQFNQTIMEQLIFIRNCRALGFSLEEIKQMQALQQQPQQDCHNVDELLASHILQIDEKLSQLQQIKQKLQGLQGCNNHKISQCKVINGLKNR from the coding sequence ATGAATGATTTTTTTACGGTAAAAGAAGTGAGCAAACAAACGGGGCTTTCACTTGAAACGATTCGCCATTACGAAAAAGTCGCATTAATTTGCCCGCCAAGAGCAGAAAACGGCTATCGCCAATTTAATCAAACCATTATGGAACAGTTAATTTTCATCAGAAATTGCCGAGCATTAGGGTTTTCGCTTGAAGAAATCAAACAAATGCAGGCTTTACAACAGCAACCGCAACAAGATTGCCATAATGTCGATGAGCTTCTCGCCAGCCACATTTTGCAAATTGATGAAAAACTCTCTCAATTACAGCAAATCAAGCAAAAGCTACAAGGCTTGCAAGGATGCAATAACCATAAAATTTCACAATGCAAGGTCATAAACGGCTTAAAAAATAGGTAA
- a CDS encoding DUF1330 domain-containing protein: protein MTTYVVFIRDEMKDQTAYDEYLQLGVPTLAPYGGEILVANGECQALEGAEIDGSVVLRFPDMVAARA, encoded by the coding sequence ATGACAACCTATGTGGTTTTTATTCGTGACGAAATGAAAGATCAAACCGCTTACGATGAGTATTTACAACTAGGCGTGCCAACATTGGCTCCGTACGGTGGCGAGATTTTGGTGGCAAACGGTGAGTGCCAAGCCCTTGAAGGTGCAGAAATTGACGGTTCCGTAGTGTTACGCTTTCCTGATATGGTCGCCGCCCGTGCTTAG
- a CDS encoding AraC family transcriptional regulator: protein MIDLGKSSAHFSSDSPAQIGTINEPMINALHRLASLACSPSDVAILAPLIQRELHYHLLKSEMADRLYQMVAVGGNVATIAQAIAFLKANFRQTLTIEMLANQVNMSVPNFYRHFRQVTAISPLQYQKSLRLTEARQRIKQKQGTLAQIAHDVGYESSSQFSREYKRMFGISPSADFQVA from the coding sequence ATGATAGATTTGGGCAAATCGTCTGCTCATTTCTCATCGGACAGCCCCGCTCAAATTGGCACAATTAACGAGCCGATGATAAACGCTTTGCACCGCTTGGCAAGTTTGGCGTGTTCACCTTCTGATGTGGCGATATTAGCCCCGCTCATTCAGCGAGAATTACATTATCATTTGCTAAAAAGTGAAATGGCGGACAGGCTTTATCAAATGGTTGCGGTGGGTGGTAATGTCGCCACAATCGCCCAAGCGATTGCTTTTTTAAAGGCAAATTTTCGGCAAACCTTGACCATAGAAATGCTGGCAAATCAAGTCAATATGAGTGTGCCGAACTTTTATCGCCATTTTCGCCAAGTTACCGCCATTAGTCCCCTGCAATATCAAAAGTCATTGCGATTGACCGAGGCCAGACAACGCATCAAACAAAAACAAGGCACGCTTGCCCAAATCGCTCACGATGTCGGTTATGAAAGTTCCAGTCAGTTTAGCCGTGAATACAAAAGAATGTTTGGGATTAGTCCGAGTGCGGATTTTCAGGTCGCCTGA
- a CDS encoding organic hydroperoxide resistance protein produces MKIFYQTSATAVGGRDGHTRVDDGSLGLDLVGFQNESGKVGANPEQLFAMGYAACFDNAIIHVAPALGIKPTKHSTTVGVGIGQKPDGAFGFEIDITITVEGLSVEEAKTLIEKAHATCPYSNATRGNVDVRLHVNVMQTFDL; encoded by the coding sequence ATGAAAATTTTTTACCAAACATCAGCAACAGCAGTGGGCGGTCGTGACGGACATACACGAGTAGATGACGGTTCACTCGGTTTAGATTTAGTTGGTTTCCAAAACGAAAGCGGCAAAGTGGGCGCTAACCCAGAACAACTTTTTGCAATGGGCTATGCGGCGTGCTTTGATAATGCAATTATTCACGTTGCCCCAGCACTAGGCATTAAACCAACTAAACATTCAACGACAGTGGGTGTGGGTATCGGTCAAAAACCAGACGGTGCATTCGGCTTTGAGATCGACATCACCATTACCGTGGAAGGCTTAAGCGTAGAAGAGGCGAAAACCTTAATCGAAAAAGCCCACGCAACTTGCCCATACTCAAATGCAACCCGTGGCAACGTGGACGTGCGTTTACACGTGAATGTAATGCAAACCTTTGATCTATAA
- a CDS encoding MBL fold metallo-hydrolase, translated as MQEAAKCYGDTLGHIVENLKASGVQPEEVKNIVVTHLHSDHACGVATTDGKMAFPNATLYAPKKDADFWLSKEIATQQPKEVQIFFDSARQAVTPYQATGQFKTFNEGENPIEGIETVQEFGHSPGMTGYLVGSGKDRLLVWGDIIHSHTIQLKNPDISMEVDSDEKAAIATRKRILKLVSEGKLWVGAAHIPFPGIGHIVKEEQGYSWVPVQYLPLENQ; from the coding sequence ATGCAGGAGGCCGCAAAATGCTATGGCGATACGTTAGGTCATATTGTTGAAAACTTAAAAGCATCAGGTGTTCAACCTGAAGAAGTGAAAAACATTGTGGTTACGCACTTACATTCTGACCACGCCTGTGGTGTGGCAACCACCGATGGTAAAATGGCATTTCCAAATGCAACACTTTACGCGCCGAAAAAAGATGCAGATTTTTGGTTAAGCAAAGAAATTGCGACCCAACAGCCGAAAGAAGTACAAATTTTCTTTGATTCGGCTCGCCAAGCGGTAACGCCTTATCAAGCAACAGGACAATTTAAAACATTTAATGAAGGTGAAAACCCTATTGAGGGCATTGAAACTGTACAAGAATTCGGACATTCACCAGGTATGACAGGCTATTTAGTTGGTTCAGGCAAAGATCGATTGTTGGTATGGGGCGATATTATTCACAGCCATACGATTCAGTTAAAAAATCCTGATATTTCAATGGAAGTAGATAGTGATGAAAAAGCGGCGATTGCTACCCGTAAACGCATTTTAAAACTGGTGAGTGAAGGGAAACTTTGGGTAGGTGCGGCACATATTCCATTCCCAGGAATCGGACATATTGTGAAAGAAGAACAAGGATATTCTTGGGTGCCAGTGCAATACTTACCTTTAGAAAATCAATAA
- a CDS encoding LysR family transcriptional regulator — protein MDKLTAINVFLSVAETGSFTQTAERLNISKSMISRYIALMEDWLNARLFQRTTRKVVLTEIGEQAVVFCRKITESAVEMEREISAQKGELRGVIRVASSVSFGSLHLANSINRFIKQHPKLNVQLQLTDNLVDLISERIDLAIRITHNPDPNLIARKLAECHSLLVASPAYLAEYGTPTTPNDLSQHHQLCHSSMKIWHLTQGERTTEIDLSSKFTTNDSTALLNSVLADNGIAMLPKYMLNDLLASGKILNVLPEWTPPKYSLYALYPSREKLPLAVRQIIDFLVEEFEQKDW, from the coding sequence ATGGATAAACTTACTGCAATCAATGTTTTTCTATCGGTGGCTGAAACGGGCAGTTTTACCCAAACGGCTGAACGATTAAACATCTCTAAATCAATGATCAGCCGTTATATTGCCCTAATGGAAGACTGGCTCAACGCTCGTTTATTCCAACGCACCACACGCAAAGTGGTACTTACCGAGATTGGAGAGCAAGCGGTCGTTTTTTGCCGAAAAATTACCGAAAGTGCGGTGGAAATGGAACGAGAAATTTCCGCTCAAAAAGGCGAATTGCGAGGTGTGATTCGGGTGGCGAGTTCGGTTTCCTTCGGCAGTTTGCATTTAGCAAATAGCATTAACCGTTTTATCAAACAGCACCCTAAACTCAATGTGCAGTTACAACTAACAGATAATTTGGTCGATTTAATTAGTGAGCGTATCGATCTTGCCATTCGTATTACCCATAATCCCGACCCCAATTTAATTGCCCGAAAGCTGGCGGAGTGCCATTCATTGCTAGTGGCAAGTCCTGCCTACCTTGCGGAATACGGCACGCCAACCACACCCAACGACTTGTCGCAACATCATCAGCTTTGCCATAGCAGTATGAAAATATGGCACTTAACGCAAGGGGAACGCACCACCGAAATTGATTTGTCGAGTAAATTTACCACCAACGATTCTACAGCCTTGCTCAATAGTGTGCTTGCCGATAATGGCATTGCGATGTTACCGAAATATATGTTAAACGACCTACTGGCAAGCGGTAAAATTCTCAACGTCTTGCCTGAATGGACACCCCCCAAATACAGCCTTTACGCTTTGTATCCAAGCCGAGAAAAATTACCGCTTGCGGTGCGACAAATCATTGATTTTTTAGTGGAAGAATTTGAACAGAAAGATTGGTAG
- a CDS encoding alpha/beta hydrolase, whose amino-acid sequence MANILIPHCEPLVVPSAKNPENPTTCVIFLHGLTTSGLQFRPVAEYLAKLLPNVKFVLPSAPVWFVKWANAPVSGWYDLLGDNFLVEEDEEGIQCAVNYVHKLIDEQIAQGIPSERIFLSGFSQGCAISLLAGTTYSKPLGGIVGLSGYLPLANQWQDSGYFTPILWLHGSQDLLITLTQIEQGKQMLAKNRDFTFKIYPIEHFVAMPEVEEMGKWIQTKL is encoded by the coding sequence ATGGCAAACATTCTTATTCCACATTGCGAACCGCTTGTTGTGCCGTCTGCAAAAAATCCTGAAAATCCTACCACTTGCGTGATTTTCCTACACGGCTTAACCACCAGCGGTTTGCAATTCCGCCCTGTTGCCGAGTATTTAGCGAAGTTGTTGCCGAATGTAAAATTCGTTTTGCCTTCTGCCCCTGTGTGGTTCGTCAAATGGGCGAACGCCCCCGTTTCGGGCTGGTACGATTTACTAGGCGATAATTTTCTCGTTGAAGAAGATGAAGAGGGCATTCAATGTGCGGTCAATTATGTACATAAATTGATCGATGAACAAATCGCTCAAGGCATTCCAAGCGAACGGATTTTTTTGAGCGGTTTCTCCCAAGGCTGTGCCATATCACTGCTAGCTGGCACAACCTACTCTAAACCACTAGGCGGTATTGTTGGCTTATCAGGCTATCTTCCGTTAGCTAACCAATGGCAAGACAGCGGATATTTTACGCCGATTTTATGGCTACACGGAAGCCAAGATCTGCTGATTACGCTCACGCAGATTGAGCAAGGCAAGCAGATGCTAGCGAAAAACCGTGATTTCACTTTCAAGATTTATCCTATTGAACATTTTGTGGCAATGCCCGAAGTGGAAGAAATGGGGAAATGGATTCAAACAAAACTTTAA
- a CDS encoding TetR/AcrR family transcriptional regulator — translation MNKTDLRVIKTRETMHRALIDLLHEKPFDEITAKDVIEKARVNRTTFYRYYSGLVSLIDEVFFDFKQKFADLLANEHCQTEQVFQDFLNSRHTISALWKIQSRRYGLYDDMHKMLRVTFADELVKQNMVGHSLHYQSFICASLCMESLRYAILHNETMSLKQSIDDIKSLTGLF, via the coding sequence ATGAACAAAACCGACCTACGTGTGATTAAAACACGCGAAACTATGCACCGTGCTTTAATTGATTTGTTACACGAAAAGCCATTTGATGAGATTACCGCCAAAGATGTGATTGAAAAAGCAAGGGTTAATCGCACGACTTTTTACCGTTATTATTCGGGATTGGTTTCTTTAATTGATGAAGTGTTTTTTGATTTTAAACAAAAATTTGCGGATTTGCTCGCTAATGAACATTGTCAAACCGAACAAGTTTTTCAAGATTTTCTCAATTCTCGGCATACCATTTCAGCGTTATGGAAAATCCAATCTCGCCGTTATGGGCTATATGATGATATGCACAAGATGTTGCGAGTTACTTTTGCTGATGAATTGGTTAAGCAAAATATGGTGGGACATTCTTTGCATTATCAATCATTTATTTGTGCCAGTTTGTGTATGGAAAGTTTGCGATATGCGATTTTGCATAATGAAACCATGAGTTTGAAACAGAGTATTGATGATATTAAATCATTGACTGGTTTATTTTGA
- a CDS encoding YbfB/YjiJ family MFS transporter translates to MQTQKSIAWFIFAGLSASLISIGLARFAYTPLLPLLISEQWFSASDAPYLGAANLAGYLIGALSGRPMGNAFSNKQTLRVMMLLVTLSFFACAFPLSTAWYFVWRLISGISGGAIMVLVAATITPHVPAERRNLASGAIFLGIGLGIFASATIVPMLIDLGLKTTWFGLGIFSTILTSLSWFNIPDPVAKVQEVGNSPISASVQQHAPEPKSIFLILYLQYGLMAVFIVAPAVFIVDYIARGLQFGAGTGALFWGLYGIGSMIGPPLYGYFADKVGAKPTLRTVLAVEFLAIFALCATENIIVMAILTVIIGSFPPGIVPLMLARIFEMTSCPRLRNVNWSKATIFFASAQALAGYGLSAVFSATHNDHRILFILGGIALLISLSMEILYRKTQQV, encoded by the coding sequence ATGCAAACACAAAAATCCATTGCATGGTTTATTTTTGCAGGACTGTCAGCAAGTTTGATTTCTATCGGCTTGGCACGTTTTGCTTATACGCCACTATTACCGTTGCTAATTAGTGAACAATGGTTTTCAGCTTCAGATGCGCCTTATTTAGGTGCGGCAAATTTAGCTGGATATTTGATCGGTGCGTTATCTGGGCGACCGATGGGAAATGCCTTTTCTAACAAGCAAACATTACGTGTAATGATGCTGTTAGTTACACTCTCATTTTTTGCTTGCGCCTTCCCGCTTTCAACTGCTTGGTATTTCGTTTGGCGATTAATTTCAGGGATTTCAGGTGGTGCAATTATGGTATTAGTTGCGGCAACTATCACACCACACGTACCTGCAGAACGCCGTAATCTTGCTAGCGGTGCAATCTTCTTAGGTATTGGCTTAGGAATTTTCGCTTCCGCTACCATCGTGCCAATGTTGATTGATTTAGGGCTAAAAACAACGTGGTTTGGCTTGGGTATTTTTTCTACAATTTTAACCTCGCTGAGTTGGTTTAATATTCCTGATCCCGTAGCAAAAGTACAAGAAGTGGGTAATTCCCCAATATCAGCATCGGTTCAACAACACGCTCCCGAACCTAAATCTATCTTTCTCATTTTATACCTACAATACGGATTGATGGCTGTATTTATTGTTGCACCAGCCGTATTTATTGTGGATTACATTGCACGAGGCTTACAATTTGGCGCTGGAACAGGCGCACTATTTTGGGGCCTATATGGCATCGGTTCGATGATTGGGCCACCACTTTATGGATATTTCGCCGATAAAGTTGGTGCAAAACCAACTTTACGCACGGTACTAGCGGTCGAATTTTTAGCTATTTTTGCATTATGTGCCACAGAAAATATCATTGTAATGGCGATACTTACGGTTATCATCGGTTCATTTCCACCAGGTATCGTGCCATTAATGCTTGCTCGCATTTTTGAAATGACCTCCTGTCCACGGCTACGCAACGTAAACTGGAGTAAAGCTACCATTTTCTTTGCATCTGCTCAGGCATTAGCTGGTTATGGTTTATCCGCTGTATTTAGCGCCACCCACAATGACCACCGAATTCTGTTCATCCTTGGTGGCATCGCATTACTAATCTCATTAAGTATGGAAATACTGTACCGTAAAACACAACAAGTGTGA
- a CDS encoding NAD(P)-dependent oxidoreductase: MKIAVIGATGLVGNATVQELASRGHEVVGFARNVEKVFKAENVQAVQADVNAEDFAEKLAGFDAVVSAFNGGWTNPNLAEDTERGSASILNAPKWLMCRIYW; this comes from the coding sequence ATGAAAATCGCAGTAATTGGCGCAACAGGTTTAGTGGGCAATGCAACAGTGCAAGAATTGGCTTCTCGTGGACACGAGGTGGTGGGCTTTGCTCGCAATGTTGAAAAGGTGTTTAAGGCAGAGAACGTTCAAGCCGTGCAAGCGGACGTAAATGCAGAAGATTTTGCAGAAAAATTAGCAGGGTTCGATGCGGTGGTGAGTGCGTTTAATGGCGGTTGGACAAACCCAAATTTGGCCGAAGATACCGAGCGTGGTTCAGCATCTATTTTGAACGCGCCAAAGTGGCTAATGTGCCGTATTTATTGGTGA
- a CDS encoding DsbA family oxidoreductase, whose amino-acid sequence MKIEIWSDYACPFCYVGKRHLEATLSQFAHAENVEIVHKAFELDPTASNEVTTTTQQRIERKYGRTSADAKAFIRQVEATAQKAGLEMKYETVQNTNTFDAHRLTKLAESLGKADVMNERLMYAYFTENLALAERKNLVKCGEDVGINRELIEKLLDSDQFANEARQDEQEARQIGIQGVPFLVIDGKFGLSGAQPADYMLQALNQAWNEQAESEITAGIACGIDGCN is encoded by the coding sequence ATGAAAATTGAAATTTGGTCTGATTATGCTTGCCCGTTTTGCTATGTAGGTAAACGCCATTTGGAAGCGACATTGAGCCAGTTTGCCCACGCTGAGAACGTTGAAATCGTACATAAAGCTTTTGAGCTAGACCCAACTGCGTCAAATGAAGTTACCACGACAACACAGCAACGTATTGAACGTAAATACGGTAGAACATCTGCAGATGCGAAAGCATTTATCCGTCAAGTAGAAGCCACAGCCCAAAAGGCTGGTTTAGAGATGAAATACGAAACGGTGCAAAACACCAACACTTTTGATGCACACCGTTTGACCAAATTAGCAGAAAGCTTAGGCAAAGCCGATGTGATGAACGAGCGTTTAATGTACGCTTATTTCACTGAAAATCTGGCTCTTGCGGAACGTAAAAATTTAGTGAAATGTGGCGAAGATGTCGGTATTAATCGTGAATTGATAGAAAAATTATTGGACTCTGACCAATTCGCTAACGAAGCTCGCCAAGACGAACAAGAAGCCCGCCAAATTGGCATTCAAGGCGTGCCCTTTCTTGTGATTGACGGCAAATTTGGCTTATCAGGCGCACAACCTGCAGACTATATGTTGCAAGCCCTAAACCAAGCGTGGAACGAGCAAGCCGAATCTGAGATCACCGCAGGAATAGCGTGCGGTATTGATGGGTGTAACTGA
- a CDS encoding glutathione S-transferase family protein translates to MITLHYLKQSCSHRIVWLLEALGLDYELKIYDRLEGTGFAPAELKAQHPLGKAPVLQDGDLVLAEGNAIIQHLLDRYDTENRFTPAHKTDAYSNYVYWLAISASMFSANLLALVSKKGDLGEFAQYTNAQVGLYFNHVEQSLEGKTWIVGEQLTGADFALSFPLQWGLNYVNKADYPNITRYLEQIETHPAYLKANEKTAGELELSRF, encoded by the coding sequence ATGATCACGTTACACTATCTAAAACAATCTTGTTCACACCGTATTGTATGGCTACTTGAAGCCTTAGGTTTGGACTACGAACTAAAAATTTATGACCGCTTAGAAGGCACCGGCTTCGCACCGGCAGAACTGAAAGCACAACATCCGCTTGGCAAAGCTCCTGTATTGCAAGACGGCGATTTAGTGTTAGCGGAAGGCAATGCAATTATCCAACACTTGCTCGACCGCTACGACACGGAAAACCGTTTTACCCCAGCACACAAAACGGACGCTTATTCCAATTACGTTTACTGGCTAGCGATTTCAGCGTCAATGTTCTCCGCAAACTTACTGGCGTTAGTGTCGAAGAAAGGTGATTTAGGCGAATTCGCACAATACACCAACGCGCAAGTGGGTTTATATTTCAATCACGTAGAACAATCGCTAGAAGGCAAAACTTGGATCGTAGGCGAACAACTCACCGGTGCAGATTTTGCATTAAGCTTCCCACTGCAATGGGGCTTAAATTATGTGAACAAAGCGGATTATCCAAATATCACCCGTTACCTCGAACAAATCGAAACCCACCCCGCTTATCTCAAAGCGAATGAAAAAACGGCAGGGGAATTGGAGTTGAGTCGATTCTAA
- a CDS encoding SDR family NAD(P)-dependent oxidoreductase, which yields MKRTIVITGATSGIGKETALAFAKLGDNIVVSGRREKEGLEVVNEIKSLGANAIFVKTDITQENEVKALIEQAVAHFGKIDVMVNNSGIAGRENVPLHQHSTENFRELIEVNVMGLFWGMKYAIDAMLKTGGGVVVNLASIAGLNGIEFTSQYSASKHAVVGLTKSASLDYATQGIRVNAVAPGAIKTDILQNAINAGVYPEDKIAGIHPMNKMGDTSSIANAIVFLASPDVPFMTGTILNVDGGFCAK from the coding sequence ATGAAACGCACTATCGTCATTACTGGGGCAACATCGGGTATCGGCAAAGAAACGGCATTGGCATTTGCCAAATTAGGCGACAATATCGTGGTCAGCGGTCGCCGTGAAAAAGAAGGTTTAGAAGTTGTCAATGAAATCAAATCATTGGGGGCGAATGCGATTTTTGTCAAAACAGACATTACCCAAGAAAATGAAGTCAAAGCCTTGATTGAACAAGCCGTTGCTCATTTTGGTAAAATTGATGTAATGGTCAATAATTCAGGCATTGCAGGGCGTGAAAATGTACCATTACATCAACATTCTACCGAAAATTTCCGTGAGTTGATTGAAGTCAATGTGATGGGGTTATTTTGGGGAATGAAATACGCCATTGACGCAATGCTCAAAACTGGCGGTGGCGTGGTGGTCAATTTGGCGTCTATTGCAGGTTTAAATGGCATTGAATTTACTTCACAATATTCGGCAAGCAAACACGCAGTGGTCGGCTTAACCAAAAGTGCGTCGTTAGATTATGCGACGCAAGGCATTCGGGTCAATGCCGTTGCCCCTGGGGCAATTAAAACCGATATTTTGCAAAATGCTATTAACGCAGGCGTTTATCCAGAAGATAAAATTGCAGGCATTCACCCGATGAATAAAATGGGCGATACGAGTTCTATTGCTAATGCGATTGTGTTTTTGGCATCGCCTGATGTGCCGTTTATGACAGGAACGATTTTAAATGTTGATGGCGGTTTTTGTGCCAAGTAA
- a CDS encoding ester cyclase, giving the protein MSFQKEQMQRFQTAINTADEALMCELVVDDAPFYTPMSPEPMVGGKGYLAIVHLFRQSFPDVQWQAEAMVEEGNIVVVQWLCTGTHLGDFMGKAPTGNKFATRIMNFYYFNKQGKIINDVANRRLNQNR; this is encoded by the coding sequence ATGAGTTTTCAAAAAGAGCAAATGCAACGTTTTCAAACTGCCATTAACACTGCTGATGAAGCATTAATGTGTGAGTTAGTAGTTGACGATGCCCCATTTTATACACCAATGTCTCCTGAACCAATGGTTGGCGGAAAAGGTTATCTGGCGATTGTTCATTTATTCCGCCAAAGCTTCCCTGATGTTCAATGGCAAGCCGAAGCAATGGTCGAAGAAGGCAATATCGTTGTGGTGCAATGGCTATGCACAGGCACTCACTTGGGCGATTTTATGGGTAAAGCCCCTACGGGGAATAAATTCGCAACACGCATAATGAATTTTTATTACTTCAATAAACAAGGCAAAATTATCAACGATGTAGCAAACAGAAGGCTTAATCAAAATCGTTGA